A single genomic interval of Alligator mississippiensis isolate rAllMis1 chromosome 15, rAllMis1, whole genome shotgun sequence harbors:
- the FXYD3 gene encoding FXYD domain-containing ion transport regulator 3, which produces MLPGLQVLLAGLCLLAPLVSAQADGNDPFHYDWHRLRMGGLVVAAVLCVMGIVVLLSGKCKCRRASRRPPETSKLLVPGAASA; this is translated from the exons ATGCTGCCCGGgctccaggtgctgctggcag ggcTCTGCCTTCTTGCCCCCCTGGTCTCCGCCCAGGCAG atGGGAATGACCCCTTCCACTACG actgGCACCGTCTGCGCATGGGAGGCCTGGTGGTGGCGGCCGTGCTCTGCGTCATGGGTATCGTGGTGCTGCTGA GTGGGAAGTGCAAGTGCCGCCGTGCCAG CCGCCGCCCCCCAGAGACCTCCAAGCTTCTGGTGCCAG gagctgccagtgCATGA
- the LOC102571612 gene encoding leucine-rich repeat LGI family member 4 yields the protein MGPGLAVVLALGVLGALGRPPPAPRRRCPAVCSCARDSARCAEGRGVPVGLGPELAALSLVHFEIPELGEGSFMEARGLQLLLLTRGVVGLIADDAFEGLLHLEYLFIEQNRVGALGRNALRGLRALVHLSLADNQLETLPPHLFRGLHSLTHVDLRGNPLRCDCGLLWLVRWLVATNASAEVGECHAPPARAHLPLRRLRSPDFDCLVPELVPFQALPFQALSVEPVRFRGETLVAVAQPFAGRCGLLHWDQLAGAFRTYATINATSPVACKPLVLGRRLVVVVAQLRGGSHVWKLEGAEPAEEEAAPEEEGAGPGAPPGARFVRLQALGGDLRRPHDVEAFRVGPAWFVAVADSSKAGASTVYRWDRSRGRGGGFYPHQALPAWHRDTDVEALELGGQPGLIVAAGARRPVVYRWAGTGAGAQLRRLTDIPAPEDVYAVRHFQPPGSPGQLYVCLSRYMGDAKVLRWEGSLFREVQAVPARGSLLFQPLVLGGRLYALLGSDVAYSRLYRFDPSAGQFVPGQELAPPAPRALAPVPVGPHHFVLISSFTGNSQIYRHVLVDLSA from the exons ATGGGCCCGGGGCTGGCGGTGGTGCTGGcgctgggggtgctgggggcgCTGGGGCGGCCCCCCCCGGCCCCGCGGCGCCGCTGCCCCGCCGTCTGCAGCTGCGCCCGCGACAGCGCCCGGTGCGCGGAGGGGCGCGGGGTGCCCGTCGGCCTCGGCCCCGAGCTGGCTGCGCT GTCCTTGGTCCACTTCGAGATCCCGGAGCTGGGCGAAGGCAGCTTCATGGAGGCGCGGGGCCTGCAGCTGCT GCTGCTGACGCGCGGGGTCGTGGGGCTGATCGCGGACGACGCCTTCGAGGGGCTGCTGCACCTGGAGTACCT GTTCATCGAGCAAAACCGCGTGGGGGCGCTAGGCAGGAACGCGCTGCGCGGCCTCCGTGCCCTCGTGCACCT GTCCTTGGCTGACAACCAGCTGGAGACGCTGCCCCCGCACCTTTTCCGCGGGCTCCATTCGCTGACCCACGT GGACCTGCGGGGCAACCCCCTGCGCTGTGACTGCGGCCTCCTGTGGCTGGTCAGGTGGCTGGTGGCCACTAACGCCAGCGCCGAGGTGGGGGAGTGCCACGCGCCACCCGCCCGTGCCCACCTGCCCCTGCGCCGTCTGCGCTCGCCTGACTTTGACTGCCTTGTGCCCG agctggtgccGTTCCAGGCATTGCCATTCCAGGCGCTGTCGGTGGAGCCGGTGCGGTTCCGCGGCGAGACGCTGGTGGCCGTGGCACAGCCCTTCGCCGGGCGCTGTGGCCTCCTGCACTGGGACCAGCTGGCTGGTGCCTTCCGCACCTATGCCACCATCAATG CCACATCGCCGGTGGCGTGCAAGCCGCTGGTGCTGGGGCGCCGCCTGGTGGTAGTGGTGGCACAGCTGCGCGGTGGCTCCCACGTCTGGAagctggagggggcagagccagcagaggaagaagcGGCGCccgaggaggagggagcagggccgggggcacCCCCCGGGGCCCGCTTCGTGCggctgcaggctctgggtggggaTCTGCGGCGGCCCCACGATGTGGAGGCCTTTCGTGTGGGGCCGGCCTGGTTCGTGGCCGTGGCTGACAGCTCCAAGGCCGGGGCCAGCACCGTGTACCGCTGGGatcggagccggggccggggcgggggcttCTACCCCCACCAAGCCCTGCCCGCTTGGCACCGGGACACAGATGTGGAGGCGCTGGAGCTTGGTGGGCAGCCGGGCCTGATTGTGGCAGCCGGGGCGCGGCGCCCAGTCGTGTATCgctgggctgggacaggtgctggCGCTCAGCTGCGCCGCCTCACTGACATCCCGGCGCCTGAGGACGTCTATGCCGTGCGCCACTTCCAGCCCCCCGGCAGCCCCGGGCAGCTCTATGTCTGCCTCAGCCGCTACATGGGCGATGCCAAG GTGCTGCGCTGGGAGGGGTCGCTGTTTCGTGAGGTCCAGGCCGTTCCGGCACGAGGGTCGCTACTCTTCCAGCCACTGGTGCTGGGCGGGCGCCTCTATGCCCTGCTGGGCAGCGATGTGGCCTACAGCCGCCTATACCGCTTCGACCCGAGTGCTGGACAGTTCGtgcctggccaggagctggcGCCACCTGCACCCCGTGCCCTGGCACCCGTGCCCGTCGGCCCCCATCACTTCGTCCTCATCTCCAGCTTCACAGGCAACTCCCAGATTTACCGCCACGTCCTCGTGGACCTCAGCGCCTAA